A stretch of Methanosphaerula palustris E1-9c DNA encodes these proteins:
- a CDS encoding PEGA domain-containing protein, with protein MIYPRAGCWSIIFYAALLSLLFVPLASADQTGSLTITSQPPGAQVLVDGAPQGSTPVNVSNVPSGQHLVNLTLSEYHDWSVSQYVSAGQNSVITATLVPVQKNGVLIVTSHPEPASVYVDGTYRGITPLTLSDAGSGTHQLTVTATGYDPAIATALVPEGGSFSIDLQLNQTPTTGSLLIGAVPPNADVVIDGVDYGGADHLIEALRPGSHQVLLKADGYQQYQTDITITAGRTLSINATLDPLQQRGSLNVTSVPSRASVKVDGVYLGLTPMVYPGLSAGTHQLTVSADGYSDVVVPVQIRAGEELPYMARLVQQMVTTGVTASTRTTGQQTASTQAATGMIRVSTTPMDANITVDGVFRGVAPQTVRDIPVGTHQVVLSKTGYQDQSRSVTVTDGQAAVVEATLTKVGTAQPAATGTGSASSSQIPTTTQKSGPAEVPLLVIGLLIVGLFYRRDDPGA; from the coding sequence ATGATATACCCGAGAGCTGGATGCTGGTCGATCATTTTTTACGCTGCATTGCTCTCTCTGCTGTTTGTCCCCCTGGCATCGGCAGATCAGACCGGTTCGCTGACGATCACTTCACAGCCCCCTGGTGCCCAGGTGCTGGTCGACGGGGCGCCCCAGGGGTCGACGCCGGTCAATGTCTCTAACGTACCCTCTGGGCAGCACCTGGTGAACCTGACCCTGTCGGAGTATCATGACTGGTCTGTCAGCCAGTACGTGTCGGCAGGACAGAACTCTGTGATCACGGCGACGCTGGTCCCCGTGCAGAAGAACGGTGTGCTGATCGTCACCTCCCATCCCGAGCCCGCCTCGGTCTATGTGGACGGCACGTACCGGGGGATCACGCCCCTGACCCTCTCCGATGCCGGGTCAGGCACCCACCAATTGACTGTGACTGCTACCGGGTACGACCCGGCCATCGCCACTGCCCTGGTTCCGGAAGGGGGATCCTTCAGTATCGATCTGCAGTTGAACCAGACTCCGACCACCGGCTCGCTGTTGATCGGGGCGGTTCCCCCGAATGCAGATGTGGTGATCGATGGTGTCGACTACGGCGGGGCTGATCATCTGATCGAGGCCCTCCGTCCCGGGAGCCACCAGGTTTTATTGAAGGCTGACGGATACCAGCAGTACCAGACCGATATCACGATCACGGCCGGCCGGACCCTTTCCATCAATGCGACCCTGGACCCTCTCCAGCAGCGGGGTTCGCTGAATGTGACATCGGTCCCATCCAGGGCATCGGTGAAGGTGGACGGGGTCTACCTGGGTCTCACTCCGATGGTGTACCCCGGCCTCAGCGCCGGTACTCACCAGCTGACCGTCAGTGCGGACGGGTACAGTGACGTGGTCGTACCGGTGCAGATCCGGGCCGGGGAGGAGCTTCCCTATATGGCCAGGCTCGTCCAGCAGATGGTCACGACCGGTGTGACAGCCAGCACCCGAACCACGGGTCAGCAGACCGCTTCCACCCAGGCCGCAACCGGTATGATTCGGGTCTCGACCACGCCGATGGATGCGAATATCACGGTCGACGGCGTCTTCCGCGGTGTCGCCCCCCAGACAGTCCGGGATATACCGGTGGGAACCCATCAGGTCGTCCTCTCCAAGACTGGATACCAGGATCAGTCGAGGTCGGTGACGGTGACGGACGGACAGGCTGCGGTGGTCGAAGCGACTCTAACCAAGGTAGGCACTGCTCAGCCTGCGGCGACCGGCACCGGTTCTGCCTCGTCATCTCAGATCCCGACCACCACTCAGAAATCAGGACCAGCAGAGGTCCCCCTGCTGGTGATCGGTCTCCTGATCGTCGGTCTGTTCTACCGGCGGGATGATCCGGGAGCGTAA
- a CDS encoding MBL fold metallo-hydrolase, producing the protein MILKKFRAEGLSHNSYLIGSGQQAAVIDPRRDCEAYITAAEAHDLKITDIFETHRNEDYLVGSVELANQIGATIHHGEDLDFQYGMPVKDGEVFSIGSLSLTVQKTPGHTPESISIVVTDRAVSDQAYLVFTGDLLFAGSVGRIDLTGDPAGAAALMYQSLHERLLPLGDGLIVCPAHGAGSVCGGHISDHPFTTIGYEKNTNPFLGLEREQFIARRVQEKTYVPPYFSMMERLNRYGPPLLPAGQSPAPLTPAEVKTCQDLGAQILDIRSPTGFAAGHIHGSLNIWREGIAAYAGWMLNYINPIILVDDFNLDRNSVVRTLQRLGYDRVTWYLAGGFTTWSTSGNPIAQIKTWGPEDLADHLDDPDLLILDVRDINNRIEVGWIEGSRHRYIGELPMHLDDLPLDRLIVIHCDVGYKGSLGASILAAHGYPRVVNLLGGIGGWINAGYPVKR; encoded by the coding sequence ATGATACTTAAAAAGTTCAGGGCCGAGGGGCTCTCCCATAACTCCTATCTGATCGGGTCCGGGCAGCAGGCAGCCGTGATCGACCCGCGACGGGACTGCGAGGCCTACATTACTGCTGCAGAGGCGCATGACCTGAAGATCACCGATATCTTCGAGACGCACAGGAACGAGGATTATCTGGTCGGGTCAGTCGAACTGGCCAATCAGATCGGGGCGACGATCCACCATGGGGAGGATCTGGACTTCCAGTATGGCATGCCGGTGAAGGATGGAGAGGTCTTCTCAATCGGCTCCCTCTCCCTGACCGTCCAGAAAACCCCCGGCCACACCCCGGAGAGCATCTCGATCGTCGTCACTGATCGGGCGGTCAGTGACCAGGCGTACCTGGTCTTCACCGGCGACCTGCTCTTCGCCGGATCGGTCGGCAGGATCGACCTGACGGGAGACCCGGCCGGTGCCGCGGCACTCATGTACCAGAGCCTGCATGAACGGCTGCTCCCCCTCGGTGATGGGTTAATAGTATGTCCGGCGCATGGGGCGGGATCGGTCTGCGGAGGGCATATCAGTGACCATCCGTTTACCACCATCGGGTATGAAAAGAATACCAACCCGTTCCTTGGGCTGGAGAGAGAACAGTTCATCGCCAGGAGAGTGCAGGAGAAGACCTATGTGCCCCCATACTTCTCGATGATGGAGCGACTGAACCGTTACGGCCCCCCGCTCCTCCCTGCCGGCCAATCGCCTGCCCCGCTGACGCCGGCCGAGGTGAAGACCTGTCAGGACCTGGGTGCCCAGATCCTGGACATCAGGTCACCGACCGGGTTTGCAGCCGGGCACATCCATGGCTCCCTGAACATCTGGCGGGAGGGGATCGCCGCGTACGCCGGCTGGATGCTGAACTATATCAACCCGATCATTCTGGTCGACGACTTCAATCTGGACCGGAACTCTGTCGTGCGCACACTTCAGAGGCTCGGGTATGACCGGGTAACATGGTACCTGGCCGGCGGTTTCACCACATGGTCGACCAGCGGAAACCCGATAGCACAGATAAAGACCTGGGGGCCAGAGGATCTGGCCGACCATCTCGACGATCCCGATCTCCTGATCCTCGATGTCAGGGATATCAACAACCGTATCGAGGTCGGGTGGATTGAAGGGTCACGGCACCGGTATATCGGCGAGCTCCCCATGCACCTGGACGATCTTCCACTGGACCGGTTGATCGTGATCCACTGCGATGTCGGGTACAAGGGAAGCCTGGGTGCCAGTATTCTGGCAGCTCACGGGTACCCCCGGGTGGTGAACCTGCTGGGGGGTATAGGAGGCTGGATCAATGCCGGTTATCCGGTGAAACGGTGA
- a CDS encoding protease inhibitor I42 family protein — protein MKRTIILLALLVTGMLLTAGCTGTGTANNSTSTSSSATLKNTTVVPGNSSMPVITGNTTAITLPAGKTTTIELPENPTTGYAWNVTLSSGLLIENNTYIQDNGTANKVGAGGTHQWVVRGVSTGKQTFSAIYKRPWEALTGNETQFTESITVT, from the coding sequence ATGAAGAGAACGATCATTCTCCTGGCTCTGCTGGTTACCGGTATGCTATTGACTGCAGGGTGTACCGGGACTGGTACCGCGAACAACAGCACATCGACCTCGTCTTCAGCGACGCTGAAAAATACGACGGTGGTGCCAGGGAACAGTTCCATGCCGGTGATAACCGGGAATACCACGGCGATCACCCTGCCGGCAGGGAAGACCACCACGATCGAACTGCCAGAGAACCCGACGACCGGCTATGCCTGGAACGTCACCCTGTCATCAGGACTGCTGATCGAGAACAACACCTACATCCAGGATAACGGGACCGCAAACAAGGTCGGTGCAGGTGGAACCCACCAGTGGGTGGTCAGAGGGGTATCAACTGGCAAACAGACCTTCTCGGCAATATACAAACGCCCCTGGGAGGCGCTTACCGGGAATGAGACACAGTTCACCGAATCCATCACCGTGACCTGA
- a CDS encoding nuclease-related domain-containing protein: MIGPVQGSDLEGQVFLLHNVLLLNSEIDCLLLYSHGMIVLDLKAYLGEVRGEEEDLRKIDAWSYFLRGSTYPDGQIDRAVVTWFRVVIRETLVDQIRLVNSGYTLRFGDLVAIAEALRPPQEGGVFHFQPTPPSSAHTRRTL; the protein is encoded by the coding sequence ATGATCGGCCCGGTGCAGGGCTCTGATCTCGAGGGTCAGGTCTTTCTCCTTCATAACGTTCTCCTCTTAAACAGTGAGATCGACTGCCTGCTCCTCTACAGCCACGGCATGATCGTACTGGACCTGAAGGCCTATCTGGGGGAGGTCAGGGGCGAGGAGGAGGATCTCCGGAAGATTGATGCCTGGAGTTACTTCCTGAGGGGGAGCACCTATCCGGATGGACAGATCGACCGGGCCGTGGTGACGTGGTTTCGTGTCGTGATCAGGGAGACGCTGGTCGATCAGATCCGTCTGGTCAATTCCGGATATACGCTTCGGTTCGGGGATCTGGTGGCGATCGCCGAGGCACTCCGGCCACCGCAAGAGGGGGGTGTGTTCCACTTCCAACCAACCCCTCCTTCGTCGGCCCATACCCGCCGGACTCTATGA
- a CDS encoding type 1 glutamine amidotransferase domain-containing protein, whose protein sequence is MGSRDKGRVLIILSGADHLRMKNGTMLKTGYYLNELSDPLAYLHRAGFSVDFASPGRRTPAIDPLSLNFLKGERRTQALARVETREGLMRPLAIERITDDELTDYSGVFVPGGHAPMADLAGMERMKILFEHFHRGYKPTCLIGHGAAAVIPSITQNRPWIYRGYRMTCYPDWMDWIAQAVLRRLPGKLPFSISRNLKRAGGIVRHNHFPGRSFVIEDHELLTGQDPRSADRLGRAFVTKLEEYRKKEPLF, encoded by the coding sequence ATGGGGAGCAGAGATAAGGGAAGAGTGCTGATCATCCTCTCCGGGGCGGATCACCTCAGGATGAAGAACGGGACGATGCTGAAGACTGGATATTATCTGAATGAACTCTCCGATCCGCTCGCGTACCTCCATCGGGCCGGGTTCAGCGTTGACTTTGCATCCCCCGGGAGAAGAACTCCTGCCATCGATCCCCTGAGCCTGAACTTTCTGAAAGGGGAACGAAGGACACAGGCGCTCGCACGGGTCGAGACCCGTGAAGGGTTGATGAGGCCGCTGGCGATCGAGCGGATCACCGACGATGAACTGACCGATTACTCGGGTGTCTTCGTCCCGGGCGGACATGCACCGATGGCAGACCTCGCCGGCATGGAACGGATGAAGATACTCTTCGAACATTTTCACCGGGGATACAAACCCACCTGTCTGATCGGCCATGGGGCGGCCGCAGTGATCCCCTCGATCACGCAGAACAGGCCCTGGATCTATCGGGGCTACCGGATGACCTGTTATCCAGACTGGATGGACTGGATCGCACAGGCCGTACTGAGGCGCCTCCCAGGGAAACTCCCCTTCTCCATCTCCCGAAACCTGAAGCGCGCAGGTGGGATCGTCAGGCATAACCACTTTCCAGGACGATCATTCGTCATCGAGGACCATGAACTGCTGACAGGACAGGATCCAAGGTCTGCAGACCGGCTCGGGAGAGCGTTTGTGACGAAACTCGAAGAATACCGGAAGAAGGAGCCGCTCTTCTGA
- a CDS encoding serine O-acetyltransferase has product MRTVDYNHHCRSAWWWAPYRAQVTARFHLMGLLLKFTIPPGAFGPGLALANRGTIVVHPDTRGGENCRIHIGVTIGAALDLKEEGPRLGNNIYIGPGAAIVGGVTIADDVAIGAKSVVIRSITDPGVTVVGAPARTISRKGSDQMIRATAILRNQGRPHQ; this is encoded by the coding sequence ATGCGTACGGTTGATTATAACCATCACTGCCGGTCGGCCTGGTGGTGGGCCCCCTACCGGGCACAGGTCACCGCACGGTTTCACCTGATGGGGCTGCTGTTGAAGTTCACCATTCCTCCCGGAGCCTTTGGGCCGGGGCTCGCCCTCGCCAACCGCGGGACGATCGTCGTCCACCCCGATACGAGGGGCGGGGAGAACTGCAGGATCCATATCGGTGTCACCATCGGGGCAGCTCTCGACCTGAAGGAAGAAGGCCCCCGGCTTGGCAACAATATCTATATCGGCCCGGGAGCTGCGATCGTCGGAGGGGTGACGATCGCCGATGATGTCGCCATAGGCGCGAAATCAGTGGTGATCAGGTCGATCACAGACCCGGGGGTCACGGTCGTCGGGGCGCCAGCCAGGACGATCAGCCGGAAGGGATCAGATCAGATGATCAGAGCGACAGCCATTCTCCGCAACCAGGGAAGACCACATCAGTAA
- a CDS encoding zinc ribbon domain-containing protein, with translation MQRCTHCGKEIQDNVTLCPYCLNGTGGSHQNDLTKDWTPRREDGSTPVRRGDDETGAAGRSNLPLRTVGIAVALIVCVIVATLIGTTPQHPVQESTDRAIFSDVLQQYHTTHPSNDTSLAETGQETIDLVGLLKAKGITARMQAGAIDRQISGREEVNRAWVLAGVNNSTKSANGTIANTTTWLAGDPASGAVVTYDQNRYYYTGLTFNNTTAFQDFLNAKEEYLTAQDEYSQASSAFQDLQQQSKSTQDYQQKVKLDYQIYTQAAVVSQKEEQINQTLTRFWSVPVQ, from the coding sequence ATGCAACGCTGTACCCACTGTGGAAAAGAGATTCAGGATAATGTCACCCTCTGCCCGTACTGTCTGAACGGGACGGGCGGAAGTCATCAAAACGACCTCACCAAGGACTGGACCCCTCGACGCGAGGACGGAAGTACCCCCGTTCGGAGAGGTGATGACGAGACCGGGGCGGCAGGACGGTCAAATCTGCCGCTCAGAACGGTCGGCATCGCTGTTGCACTGATCGTCTGTGTGATCGTGGCAACCCTGATTGGAACCACGCCTCAGCACCCGGTACAGGAGTCGACCGACCGGGCGATCTTCAGCGATGTTCTTCAGCAGTATCATACAACCCACCCCTCCAACGACACCTCACTTGCAGAGACCGGCCAGGAGACGATCGACCTGGTGGGACTGCTCAAGGCGAAAGGGATCACGGCAAGGATGCAGGCCGGGGCGATCGATCGGCAGATCTCAGGTAGAGAGGAGGTTAACCGAGCCTGGGTGCTTGCAGGGGTGAACAACAGTACCAAGAGCGCGAACGGCACGATCGCCAACACCACAACATGGCTCGCCGGCGACCCGGCCAGCGGTGCGGTGGTCACCTACGACCAGAACCGGTACTATTACACGGGCCTCACCTTCAACAACACCACCGCGTTTCAGGATTTTCTGAACGCAAAAGAAGAGTACCTGACCGCACAGGATGAGTATTCCCAGGCCTCTTCAGCCTTCCAGGATCTCCAGCAGCAGTCGAAGAGCACGCAGGACTACCAGCAGAAGGTGAAGCTCGACTACCAGATCTATACACAGGCCGCCGTGGTCAGCCAGAAGGAGGAACAGATCAATCAGACCCTCACCCGGTTCTGGTCGGTACCAGTCCAGTAG
- a CDS encoding DUF2164 domain-containing protein, with amino-acid sequence MRDEHSIKVTKERRDDMISEIRTFSKERDEEIGNLAADLILDFILEKLAPEFYNQGVYDSHTYMVDAVEDLLSIRK; translated from the coding sequence ATGAGAGATGAACATTCTATCAAAGTAACAAAAGAGAGAAGGGACGACATGATCTCTGAGATCAGGACTTTTTCTAAAGAGAGAGATGAAGAGATCGGAAATTTGGCGGCGGATCTGATTCTGGATTTCATACTGGAAAAATTAGCACCGGAATTTTACAATCAGGGCGTGTATGATTCTCACACCTACATGGTAGACGCGGTTGAAGATCTCCTGTCAATCCGGAAATAA
- a CDS encoding EFR1 family ferrodoxin (N-terminal region resembles flavodoxins. C-terminal ferrodoxin region binds two 4Fe-4S clusters.), whose translation MKTIIYYFTGTGNSLAAAKEIGAALGDCELVPIASYRDTTGDIIPGVDRVGIVSPVYFTGLPVMVAEFAERLDRSQAQYVFSVVTFGGSGGPSTLHQLDSILKKRQDRGLDAGFMVKMPGNYILMYGSPIGKKREKLLAMADEQIAAITAMINRCEPRRLPSSLLFSILHTLMYPRFTAHVHDDDRKFSVNEHCTSCGTCAAICPAENIEMVDKKPVWKHHCELCCGCIHLCPAGAIQAGSRTATRQRYRNPSISIEELKGQKET comes from the coding sequence ATGAAGACCATCATCTATTATTTTACCGGCACCGGCAACTCTCTTGCCGCTGCAAAAGAGATCGGCGCAGCACTTGGTGACTGCGAACTGGTCCCAATTGCATCGTACAGGGACACAACAGGGGATATTATCCCAGGTGTTGACCGGGTCGGAATAGTAAGCCCGGTTTACTTTACCGGCCTTCCGGTGATGGTAGCCGAATTTGCTGAACGCCTCGATCGCTCGCAGGCACAGTACGTCTTCTCTGTGGTCACGTTCGGAGGTTCCGGCGGACCGTCGACATTGCACCAGCTCGATAGCATCCTGAAAAAAAGGCAGGACAGGGGTCTGGATGCTGGGTTCATGGTAAAAATGCCCGGCAATTATATCCTGATGTACGGTTCCCCTATCGGAAAAAAGCGGGAGAAACTTCTCGCTATGGCTGATGAACAGATCGCGGCAATTACAGCGATGATCAATCGCTGTGAACCGAGGAGATTACCCTCTTCCCTCCTCTTCAGCATCCTTCACACCCTCATGTACCCGCGTTTCACAGCACATGTCCACGATGATGACCGAAAATTCTCTGTCAATGAGCACTGCACATCATGCGGAACCTGTGCAGCCATCTGCCCGGCTGAAAACATCGAGATGGTGGACAAAAAACCCGTCTGGAAACACCACTGCGAACTCTGCTGCGGGTGTATCCACCTCTGCCCGGCAGGAGCGATCCAGGCTGGCTCCCGTACCGCTACCCGGCAGCGGTACCGTAACCCTTCGATCAGCATAGAGGAACTCAAGGGACAAAAGGAAACATGA
- a CDS encoding carboxylesterase/lipase family protein: protein MILSGLVLGAGCTQKSPEPGIVQNNSSGEVINSSIVKIDAGPISGVNQSGISTYFGIPYAAPPVGDLRWRPPAAVQPWTGVKETKTFAANPPQPITPNSTTGEPVMSEDCLYLNVWTPAKSADEKLPVMVFFYGGAFGEVEGTGMVSLFNGTTLAQKGVTVVTVNYRLGALGFLAHPQLDAESPNNSSGNYGILDQIAALQWVQRNIGAFGGDPSRVTIFGQSAGGESVLIHLVSPQSKGLYQQALVESGPFWANGPTIDNVHSKADAEQFGVEYANSLGLSGPDTILKMRNLSVAALINATPWPASSWENTHTLKFEPTIDGWILPDSVDNLFRLHRENPVPFVIGTNANDGVTLSANANMTVPEYTSLIRGYFGKDADAVLAQYSANSTQEVQARLAQIMTRYDFADSAKFAAGSMADLNKNTYLYRYSYALPGQPDGAFHGSETLLLFGLESQLKADPAVSDNIVDLWTRFAKTGNPNGGMNVTWPQYNNQTGQYLDINTTPQVKTGY, encoded by the coding sequence GTGATCCTATCCGGCCTCGTTCTTGGTGCTGGATGTACGCAGAAAAGCCCGGAACCCGGTATTGTGCAGAACAACTCCAGTGGTGAAGTGATCAACTCCAGTATTGTGAAGATTGACGCCGGCCCTATTTCGGGGGTGAATCAGAGCGGGATCTCGACATATTTTGGTATACCCTACGCGGCTCCCCCGGTGGGAGACCTCAGGTGGCGACCTCCTGCGGCAGTGCAGCCCTGGACCGGCGTGAAGGAGACGAAGACGTTTGCAGCGAACCCTCCCCAGCCGATCACGCCGAACTCCACAACTGGTGAACCCGTGATGAGCGAGGATTGCCTGTACCTCAATGTCTGGACTCCTGCAAAGAGTGCTGATGAAAAACTGCCGGTGATGGTCTTCTTCTATGGTGGGGCATTCGGAGAGGTGGAAGGAACGGGTATGGTATCGCTCTTTAATGGGACAACCCTTGCACAGAAAGGGGTTACCGTCGTCACCGTCAATTACCGGCTTGGCGCTCTCGGGTTCCTTGCTCATCCCCAGCTGGATGCAGAGTCCCCAAACAACAGCTCGGGCAACTACGGGATCCTCGACCAGATTGCAGCCCTGCAGTGGGTGCAGCGCAATATCGGAGCGTTCGGCGGCGACCCGTCCCGGGTGACCATATTCGGGCAATCTGCAGGAGGAGAGAGTGTCCTCATCCATCTGGTCAGCCCGCAGAGTAAAGGGCTCTACCAGCAGGCACTCGTCGAAAGCGGCCCCTTCTGGGCGAACGGGCCTACTATCGACAACGTCCATTCAAAGGCCGACGCCGAACAGTTTGGAGTTGAATACGCCAACAGCCTTGGATTATCCGGCCCGGATACAATTTTGAAGATGCGGAATCTGAGTGTCGCAGCCCTGATCAATGCTACACCCTGGCCGGCGTCCTCATGGGAGAACACGCACACCCTTAAGTTTGAGCCAACGATCGACGGATGGATCCTTCCTGACTCAGTGGACAATCTGTTCCGCCTCCACCGCGAGAACCCGGTTCCCTTCGTCATCGGGACGAACGCCAATGACGGGGTCACCCTCTCCGCGAATGCGAACATGACTGTTCCGGAGTACACATCACTCATCAGGGGTTATTTCGGGAAGGACGCAGATGCTGTGCTCGCGCAGTATTCTGCCAATTCAACCCAGGAGGTCCAGGCCCGCCTGGCCCAGATTATGACTCGCTACGACTTTGCCGACTCTGCAAAGTTCGCGGCCGGATCGATGGCAGACCTGAACAAGAACACGTACCTGTACCGGTACTCCTATGCACTGCCCGGCCAGCCGGATGGGGCATTCCATGGCAGCGAGACGCTGTTGTTATTCGGGCTCGAGTCCCAGCTCAAAGCAGATCCGGCGGTCAGTGACAATATTGTCGACCTCTGGACCCGGTTTGCAAAGACCGGCAACCCGAACGGCGGCATGAATGTGACCTGGCCACAGTACAACAATCAGACCGGTCAGTATCTGGATATCAATACTACTCCCCAGGTGAAAACCGGGTATTAG
- a CDS encoding lamin tail domain-containing protein, giving the protein MRTLVLSGILILLLICLSPAVAADTTQTPTVNITTVAVTTSIPVNTVIPVNTTESVTSTPVPFVSDGSHYDIHVTNLDVLAQAVTLVNNGTLPVPLDNWFIVNSGISQIYTFPNFTLQPSATVIVYTGTGVNSATSLYWGLNGTVWNQNGDTATLFDDLGTVISVCSATSGGATPTPVPTTVVTTIPTSAHGTPRYHAGDVIWTDYTRQDKYWVILAYDNATDKYGRSVILPNRDGTWGHLVTSDILWDDRLYVETYYPVLMVHLDPLKIVIGDFTVVTPTPGPSVTPTPDPRSGGFTAMDIFKKPADADYKRTHQTGPKINFIRWYPPWARG; this is encoded by the coding sequence ATGCGAACCCTCGTCCTGTCCGGGATCCTGATCCTGCTGCTCATCTGCCTCTCCCCTGCAGTGGCAGCTGATACCACCCAGACACCCACGGTGAATATCACCACGGTCGCTGTCACTACCTCGATACCGGTGAATACTGTCATTCCAGTTAACACCACTGAGTCCGTCACCTCCACCCCGGTGCCGTTCGTCTCTGACGGGTCCCACTACGACATCCATGTCACCAACCTGGATGTGCTGGCCCAGGCCGTGACCCTCGTCAACAACGGCACCCTGCCGGTTCCGCTGGATAACTGGTTCATCGTGAACAGCGGGATCTCACAGATCTATACATTCCCGAACTTCACCCTCCAGCCGAGTGCGACAGTGATCGTCTACACCGGCACCGGCGTCAACTCCGCCACCAGCCTCTACTGGGGACTGAACGGCACGGTCTGGAACCAGAATGGGGACACCGCCACCCTCTTCGACGACCTCGGGACGGTCATCAGCGTCTGCTCTGCCACGTCGGGAGGAGCCACCCCGACCCCGGTCCCAACGACTGTGGTGACCACCATCCCGACATCTGCGCATGGAACGCCCCGGTACCATGCCGGGGACGTGATCTGGACCGATTATACCCGGCAGGACAAATACTGGGTGATCCTGGCCTATGACAACGCCACCGACAAGTACGGCCGTTCGGTCATCCTCCCCAACCGGGACGGGACCTGGGGGCATCTGGTCACGTCCGATATTCTCTGGGACGACCGGCTCTATGTCGAGACCTATTACCCGGTGCTGATGGTGCATCTCGACCCACTGAAGATCGTCATCGGGGACTTCACCGTAGTCACGCCGACGCCGGGACCGTCGGTCACCCCGACACCAGATCCGCGGAGCGGTGGCTTCACGGCCATGGACATCTTCAAGAAACCGGCAGACGCGGATTACAAGCGGACGCATCAGACCGGGCCGAAGATCAACTTCATCCGGTGGTATCCGCCATGGGCGCGGGGTTGA
- a CDS encoding YIP1 family protein gives MSIPFITTIKGMTIAPVQTLLEQKETTIQDMLLYYLEISLAFSLLCTIVAGLLSSVGVTTAVDLQVPVSLLIYPVTLFAGMIISLVIMVLVFHGCARIVGGDGEWTDTLRAVALSSTPAGVIGWVPIVGSIIADIWSLVLMIAGVRDYHHLTTRRAAIAVLLPVGVIFVLGILAAAYLMVGSSTLQMPS, from the coding sequence ATGTCGATACCCTTCATAACTACGATCAAAGGAATGACCATCGCACCTGTCCAGACCCTGCTGGAGCAGAAAGAGACGACGATTCAGGACATGTTGCTCTACTACCTTGAGATCAGCCTGGCCTTCTCTCTCCTCTGTACCATCGTGGCCGGACTGCTCTCCTCTGTAGGAGTTACGACGGCAGTGGACCTGCAGGTGCCCGTCTCTCTGCTCATCTACCCGGTCACCCTATTCGCAGGAATGATCATCTCCCTCGTCATCATGGTGCTGGTCTTCCATGGCTGCGCACGGATCGTTGGCGGGGATGGGGAGTGGACAGACACCCTGCGTGCCGTCGCCCTCTCGTCGACACCGGCGGGAGTGATCGGTTGGGTTCCGATCGTCGGATCGATCATCGCTGACATCTGGTCACTGGTGCTGATGATCGCAGGAGTCAGGGACTATCACCATCTCACCACCAGGAGGGCTGCGATCGCCGTCCTGCTCCCGGTTGGAGTTATCTTCGTCCTTGGAATCCTGGCCGCCGCCTACCTGATGGTTGGATCCTCCACCCTGCAGATGCCCAGTTGA